The genomic segment TAAAATAGTATCTTACAAATGTTTGCAAAAATAAACGCAAAAAAATAAGTCAGTAATAAACTTACTGACTTATTTCAATCAATCCTATCCTAAAAACTAAGCATCTTTTTTAAGAAATTTTGAAATCAAAACTCATTTCTGAAAAGGTGCTTTTCTATTTGCCCTCTTCTTGGCTTTTGTTCTACTCTTTCTTAGAATTTCCTCAAAGTTTTTATAATTAAGTCAAAGACATTAAATCAAATTTCTGTTTCTTTGTCTTAATCGTTATGCTAATATACGTCAAGAATTGATACAAGATTTCTTTCTTCGATATAAACAAAGCACTCATCGGTTAAAAGCCAGATTCATTCGGTAAAGCAAAATCTCAAATTGTAGTTATACTTCTATCTTGCTTCACTCCACCTTCTAAATTGGTTTAACTTTCTGTTTGCAGAGCTACCATTTCTACCAGTTTGGCAATCGTTTTTTGAATTCCTTCATTGACTTCACTAATGCTTGCTTCCATCATATAACAAGGCGAAGAAACAATATTATTGGCATCGTCTGAAATTACTTCAGTAACCGAACACATCTCTGGTTTTGCTCCTACTTTTTCCATCTCTCCATTGATATCTGCAATCTGATAAGGCGAGGCTTCCTGTGTTGTTCCTACTGTTAAATTAGCTTCTATACCCGTTCCTTCTAAAGCCTTAGCTACTGTTGTAGGTGACATACACACGGCTGCAATCGGTTTATGTTGCTTTACCATTTCATTTACCAATCTTTTCACATCTGCATTTATTTCTCCGTTTGCTCCTTCAAAAGCCCATTTGGTAAAGTTTTTTGCCACCCCAAAACCTCCTGGCATCACTAAACCATCCATATCATTGGCTGTTATTTCTGCCAAATCTTTTATATTTCCTCGTGCGATACGTGCAGCTTCTGTCAAAACGTTTCGCTTCTCGTTCATTTCCTCACCATTGAGATGATTGATAACATGATGCTGCTCAATATTGGGAGCAATACAAAAATATTCTACTCCTGCTTGCGAAAGTGCGAGTAAGACTAATACAGATTCTTGAATTTCTGCACCGTCGTAAACGCCAGAACCAGATAATAAAACTCCTATTTTCATAATTAATAATTTTTAGCTTGTGAGTAGATTTTGATAAAAATAATATTTCAAAAATAAAAAAAATGAACTAGATTATAAAATATAAATTTACCTTTAGAGTACTGAACATGAATATAAAAAGTTGTTGGTGTCGCTTTGCTAAAATAACGTAAACTTGGGATTAAAAACCAATCTTAAATGCTTCTCTATACACTACAAAAACTATTTTAGGTCTGCTCTAACGAGACTGACCTACTTTTAATCAAGGTCAGCCCAAAGGACAGTACTGAAGATTAAAAGAATACCATAACTCATTGATAATCATCAAACATAATTCCGAGTTCACGTTAAAATACCAACAAATGGTATATTTCCCTGTTCTGTGCCTCACATAAGAGCAAATATCTATGGATGTCCAGTACTTTAATTTACGTTATTCTATCTAAATAATTTCATATAAAAAACAGTTCCTTCATTGATTTTGCTCTCTATCCATATTTTTCCCATTTGTTTCTGCACCGTTCCATTTTTACTCATAACTTCTATAAAGTGAGCCTCCACAATTCTTTTAGTAATGCTAAGTCCTAAGCCTGTTCCTTTTGGTTTTCTATTGTTTTTATCTCTGATTTGATGAAATTTTTCAAAAATAGAATTTTGGTTTTCATCTGTAATACCTTTTCCATTATCTGAAATAGAAACTTGCCAAAATTCTTTTTCCACTTCTGTTTTTATCTTGATTTTATAATTGGGAAAATCTGTATTTGCTATTAAATCTGTTCTTTCCTTCGGAATTTCATTTTTATCAAATCTCATGTGATGGATAGCATTCGAAACTAGATTGATAAGAGCCTGCTCAATGCGCTTTTCATCTGCTATTACAATAATTTCTTTTTCTACTTGATTTTCAAGCAGAAACTCTGTTTCTAACTTTATATTTTTTTCATCTGCTAAAGGTTTCATAATTTTAAAGACTTGTCCTATCAGTTTTCTCAAATCAAACTCTTTCATCTCTAATATAAAACCTTCATTTTTTTCGTCATTGTCAAAACTTTCAATGTCCAAAATTTCATTTATCAATAGACTCAATCTTTCACACTCACTTACCACATTTGCTAAAAAACTTTGCCTTTCTTCCTCTTCCAAATCTGGGTTTTGATAAACAATTTCAGACAATGCTCTAATCGCTGTAATAGGTGTTCGAAGTTCGTGGGTAACTGTTGAAACAAAATCATCTTTTATTCTATCTTGTTCTTTAAGTTTTTTATTTGAGGCTTCCAACTCTCTTGTGAGCCGTTGGAGTTCCATAGATTTTTGACGCAGCTCTCGGTTGATGGAAAGCACATCTTGAGATTCTTTTAAAATAGTGATAACTTCTTCCATCGCTACTGTTTCTTGTTCGTGTAGGAGTGAAGAAACCAATATCCGAGCAGAAGCAGCCCCCACTACACTAGCAAGCATTCGTTCGGCAAATGTCAGCAAACGAGAATCTGCTAAACTGTTTTGTTCTTGCAATCTTGAAGGGTAACTTTCCTCTTCTTTTGAGTTGGTTTTGTGATAATGGTCTAATAAAAAAGCCGCTCGTTTTTTACCTAAAAAACTATTTAAAAGCTCTTTTACTTCTGAAAAATAGGCTTTACCTTTCCACAAAACAGCACTTTCAAAACGGTTAGAATATTTAAAAATATCTACAAAAATTTCAGCTTCATTGCGTTCAGTAGCCGACTGCTTGTTATTTATAGAAATCAAAACATAGAAAAAGCTATTGAGTAAAAGTGACCAAAATACACTTTGAGAAATGGAATCTAAACTATCTAGTCCAAAAAGTGCATTCGGATTTAATAATTGTAAAATTATATTATCCGACTCCCAAAAATTTAAAATAAAACCACTTTGGACAAAGGAAGGCACAATAAGCGTATATCCCCAAATCAGAAAACCAATAACAATTCCTGCAAAAGCACCTTTTTTTGTTCCCCTTTTCCAAAAAATACCACCAAAAAAGGCAGGCGCAAGTTGTGCAATGGCAGCAAATGAAACCATTCCGACCGAAACCAAAGAAGAGACTTCTCCTATCACTCTAAAATAAAGATATGCTAAAAATAGAATCAGTAAAATACCAATTCTACGAAACCACTTTATTGTATTGATAGCCTTGTAATTTGGGTTTTTCCAATCAAAATCAGAAACCCAGTTGGGAAGCATCAAATTGTTTGAAATCATTGTGCTAAGGGCTGCCGTTGAGACAATAATCATACTTGTAGCAGCAGAAAAACCTCCCAAATACGAAAATAAAGCCATTGCAGGAATATCAGATGCCAAAGGCAAACTAAGCATAAACATATCTGGATTCATAGCAGCCATCGAATTTTCGAACCATATTTTTCCTCCTAATGCAATCGGCAAGACTAAAAAATTGATAAGAAAAAGGTACAAAGCAAAAACCCATTTGGCAGAAAGAATATGTTTTTCGTCTTCATTCTCTACTACCGAAACTTGAAACTGGCGAGGCAAAAGAAAAATGGCTAATGCAGACAAAAGCAAATACCAAAACCATTCGCTACTGCTTTTCTCATGCTGAATGATGGTAAGTTGTTCTAATTTTGGGTCGGTCGCAACTTTTTCAAAAATAGAAATCACCCCATCAAACATTCCATAAACAATAAAAAGTCCTACGATAAGAAAAGCTACAAGTTTTACTACCGATTCGAAGGCAATGGCAGCTATCATTCCTCTGTTTTTATTGTCGCTTTGCAAGTTGCGAGTAGTAAAAAGTATCGTAAAAAAACCGAGTAATAGTGTTGCATAAAATGCTGTATCAGTTATCCAAAGATTAGGAAAAAATGTTCCTGCCTCTGTTCCTGTCAGAACCTCAATACTTAATGAAATTGCTTTTATCTGTACTGAAATATAAGGTACAATTCCTAGCACACACAAAACGGTTATTAACCTTCCTAATGCTACACTTTTTCCATAACGTGCTGAAATAAAATCAGCAAGAGTTGTAATTCCTTTTGCCTTACTAATCCTGATTATTTTCCTCAAAACAAACCACCAAAGGGGAATGGTTAGTAAAACACCGATATAAGTTGTCAGAAAACCCAAACCAGAAGTAGCAGCCTGTCCTACACTTCCATAAAATGTCCAAGCAGTGCAATATACCCCCATTGAAAGCGCATATATAAAGGGTTTTAAGTAAGTTGTTTTTGACTTTTGGACTTTTTGCTTTTTATCTTGATATTTATTTTTCCAAAATAACAAACTACTATATTCTGTACGAAAAGCTATACCGAACAGAATGGCTAAATAAATAATAGAAATAAGAAATAATAAAAGTTCGGAATACACGAAATTGGAATGATAAATTGTTAGTGATAAATGATAAGTGTAGCTCAAAAGGCTTGCCTTTGACTAACTCTACATAACTATTTTAGAGATTAATATTAGCAAAATAAGAAAAACAGTTTTATACAAACGACGTTATTCGAAAGATAATGTTAAATGTGAGATACTGCAATAAAATCTGTGTCTTATCAGTTTAATCCGTATTATCCGTGTTCCATAAATACACAACTTCCCAAAAACTAAAAGACAAAAACAATGAAAAGAATTTTAATAGCCGATGATGAGCCCAATATTTTACTTTCCCTTGATTTTTTGATGCGAAAAAATGGATATGAAGTTTTTATAGCACGAGATGGAAAAGAAGCCGTTGATATTATTCAAGATAAAAAACCACAGGCTGTAATTTTAGATATTATGATGCCAGAAATGGATGGTTATGAAGTCTGCCAGTTTATCCGAAAAGACGAAGACCTAAAACATATAAAAGTTATTTTCTTAACAGCCAAAACCCAGCCTGCCGACATTGCAAAAGGTTTAACAATGGCAGATTCCTATATTACAAAACCGTTTTCTACGAAGGATA from the Bernardetia sp. genome contains:
- the elbB gene encoding isoprenoid biosynthesis glyoxalase ElbB, with product MKIGVLLSGSGVYDGAEIQESVLVLLALSQAGVEYFCIAPNIEQHHVINHLNGEEMNEKRNVLTEAARIARGNIKDLAEITANDMDGLVMPGGFGVAKNFTKWAFEGANGEINADVKRLVNEMVKQHKPIAAVCMSPTTVAKALEGTGIEANLTVGTTQEASPYQIADINGEMEKVGAKPEMCSVTEVISDDANNIVSSPCYMMEASISEVNEGIQKTIAKLVEMVALQTES
- a CDS encoding sensor histidine kinase; translated protein: MSYTYHLSLTIYHSNFVYSELLLFLISIIYLAILFGIAFRTEYSSLLFWKNKYQDKKQKVQKSKTTYLKPFIYALSMGVYCTAWTFYGSVGQAATSGLGFLTTYIGVLLTIPLWWFVLRKIIRISKAKGITTLADFISARYGKSVALGRLITVLCVLGIVPYISVQIKAISLSIEVLTGTEAGTFFPNLWITDTAFYATLLLGFFTILFTTRNLQSDNKNRGMIAAIAFESVVKLVAFLIVGLFIVYGMFDGVISIFEKVATDPKLEQLTIIQHEKSSSEWFWYLLLSALAIFLLPRQFQVSVVENEDEKHILSAKWVFALYLFLINFLVLPIALGGKIWFENSMAAMNPDMFMLSLPLASDIPAMALFSYLGGFSAATSMIIVSTAALSTMISNNLMLPNWVSDFDWKNPNYKAINTIKWFRRIGILLILFLAYLYFRVIGEVSSLVSVGMVSFAAIAQLAPAFFGGIFWKRGTKKGAFAGIVIGFLIWGYTLIVPSFVQSGFILNFWESDNIILQLLNPNALFGLDSLDSISQSVFWSLLLNSFFYVLISINNKQSATERNEAEIFVDIFKYSNRFESAVLWKGKAYFSEVKELLNSFLGKKRAAFLLDHYHKTNSKEEESYPSRLQEQNSLADSRLLTFAERMLASVVGAASARILVSSLLHEQETVAMEEVITILKESQDVLSINRELRQKSMELQRLTRELEASNKKLKEQDRIKDDFVSTVTHELRTPITAIRALSEIVYQNPDLEEEERQSFLANVVSECERLSLLINEILDIESFDNDEKNEGFILEMKEFDLRKLIGQVFKIMKPLADEKNIKLETEFLLENQVEKEIIVIADEKRIEQALINLVSNAIHHMRFDKNEIPKERTDLIANTDFPNYKIKIKTEVEKEFWQVSISDNGKGITDENQNSIFEKFHQIRDKNNRKPKGTGLGLSITKRIVEAHFIEVMSKNGTVQKQMGKIWIESKINEGTVFYMKLFR
- a CDS encoding response regulator transcription factor — encoded protein: MKRILIADDEPNILLSLDFLMRKNGYEVFIARDGKEAVDIIQDKKPQAVILDIMMPEMDGYEVCQFIRKDEDLKHIKVIFLTAKTQPADIAKGLTMADSYITKPFSTKDIVKEVESLI